TCCGACCGACATCGATTCACAAATCGAAGACCGACCACAAGGAAGCCGTTTTCGCGCTCGCCGAAGGAATCACCGGTGAGATGCGTCACACCGAAAGCGAGACGGTCCCGGCAGCTGCCGACTGAACGGCACAACGGCGTTCCTGTCGACCTCACACTCCATAGCGTCAGCGCCGTCTACTCCGATTCGTCGTCGAGCAGTTCGTCGAACTCGGGGAGG
This sequence is a window from Halococcus salifodinae DSM 8989. Protein-coding genes within it:
- a CDS encoding UPF0058 family protein, translated to MKKQELIHLHGLLAEVRKHHQARTGTAVEYEGYESLGVRPTSIHKSKTDHKEAVFALAEGITGEMRHTESETVPAAAD